The following proteins come from a genomic window of Balearica regulorum gibbericeps isolate bBalReg1 chromosome 9, bBalReg1.pri, whole genome shotgun sequence:
- the B3GNT7 gene encoding UDP-GlcNAc:betaGal beta-1,3-N-acetylglucosaminyltransferase 7 isoform X2, with the protein MAPSQFMQGQQQKELPPPEPLKTQKRNNAFSITSTFWKNQKEKAPVKEEEEEESVTTKQAKSWDVTTTNCSANQNFSKVDWFKGLEPNFQQFLLYRHCRYFPMLINHPEKCSGDVYLLIVVKSIITQHDRREAIRRTWGQEKEVYGKKIRTLFLLGTASKEEERANYQKLLDYENHIYGDILQWDFLDSFFNLTLKEVHFLKWLNIYCDNVRFIFKGDDDVFVSPSNILEFLEDKKEGEDLFVGDVLYKAKPIRKKENKYYIPSALYNKSNYPPYAGGGGFIMDGPLAKRLHKTSETLELYPIDDVFLGMCLEVLKVSPVGHEGFKTFGIVKNKNSKMNKEPCFFRSMLVVHKLLPPELLQMWDLVHSNLTCSRKLNIL; encoded by the coding sequence ATGGCCCCCAGCCAGTTCATGCaaggacagcagcagaaagagctgCCCCCTCCGGAGCCCCTGAAAACgcaaaagagaaacaatgcCTTCTCCATCACCAGCACTTTCTGGAAGAACCAGAAAGAGAAAGCTCctgtgaaggaggaggaggaggaggagagcgtgacaacaaagcaagcaaaatccTGGGATGTCACCACTACCAACTGCTCGGCCAACCAGAACTTCAGCAAGGTGGACTGGTTCAAAGGGCTGGAGCCCAACTTCCAGCAGTTCTTGCTCTATCGGCACTGCCGCTACTTCCCCATGCTGATCAACCACCCAGAGAAATGCAGCGGGGACGTCTACCTGCTCATCGTGGTGAAGTCTATCATCACGCAGCATGACCGCCGCGAGGCCATCCGGAGGACCTGGGGCCAGGAGAAGGAGGTGTATGGCAAGAAGATCAGGACGCTGTTCTTGCTGGGCACAGCCtccaaggaggaggagagagctaACTACCAGAAACTGCTGGATTATGAGAACCACATCTATGGGGACATCTTGCAATGGGATTTCCTGGACAGCTTCTTCAACCTCACTCTCAAAGAGGTCCATTTCCTGAAGTGGCTGAACATCTACTGCGACAATGTCCGCTTCATCTTCAAAGGTGATGATGATGTGTTTGTGAGTCCTAGCAACATCCTGGAGTTCCTGGAAGAcaagaaggagggagaggaccTCTTTGTGGGGGATGTCCTCTACAAGGCCAAGCCGATCCGGAAGAAGGAGAACAAGTACTACATCCCCAGTGCACTCTACAACAAAAGCAACTACCCACCCTATGCAGGGGGTGGGGGCTTCATCATGGATGGGCCCCTGGCCAAAAGGTTGCACAAGACCTCAGAGACGCTGGAGCTGTACCCCATCGACGATGTCTTCCTAGGGATGTGCTTGGAGGTCCTTAAAGTATCACCTGTTGGGCATGAGGGCTTCAAAACTTTTGGCATTGTGAAGAACAAGAACAGCAAGATGAACAAGGAGCCGTGTTTTTTCCGGAGTATGTTGGTGGTTCATAAACTGCTACCTCCAGAGTTGCTCCAAATGTGGGACTTGGTCCATAGTAACTTGACATGCTCGAGAAAACTCAACATCCTTTAG
- the NCL gene encoding nucleolin, whose product MVKIAKTPKNQIKQKKMAPPPKKVEESEKEESSELEESSGEEMVPQKKQQKAAVTPAKKAATPAKKAATPAKKAVTPAKKAVATPAKKAVAPSPKKAAVLTKGAKNGKNAKKEESEEEDEDDEEEEEDEEDDEEDDDDSDEEEEPAMPVKPAAKKPAAVPAKKPVVVPAKQESEEEEEEEDDEEDDDESEDEAMDTTPVQVKKPTPAKAAPVKAKADSEDEEDEEDDEDEDEEEDEDEEDAEEESEDEKPVKEAPGKRKKEMANKSAPEAKKKKTDGPTSAFSLFVGNLVPTKEYEELKTGIKEFFGKKNMEVLDVRIGASKRFGYVDFSSAEDLDKALQLNGKKLMGLEIKLEKAKSKETMKENKKERDARTLFVKNLPYRLTEEEMREVFENALEIRIVMNKEGNSKGMAYIEFKTEADANKALEEKQGTEIDGRAMVIDFTGEKSHQDHQKGGGEKESKTLIVNNLSYAASEETLQELFKKASSIKMPQTNQGRPKGYAFVEFPTAEDAKEALNSCNNTEIEGRAIRLEFSSPAWQKGNMNARGGFNQQSKTLFVRGLSEDTTEETLRESFEGSVSARIVTDRDTGSSKGFGFVDFSSPEDAKAAKEAMEDGEIDGNKVILDFAKPKGEFQRGGGFGGRGGRGGGRGGRGGFGGRGGGGRGFGGRGGGFRGGRGGGGDHKPQGKKIKFE is encoded by the exons ATGGTGAAGATCGCCAAG ACTCCCAAGAATCagatcaaacagaaaaaaatggctcctcccccaaaaaaggtCGAGGAAAGCGAGAAAGAAGAGTCCTCTGAGCTAGAGGAAAGCAGCGGAGAAGAG ATGGTCCCTcagaagaaacaacaaaaagcagcagttacACCAGCTAAGAAGGCCGCTACCCCTGCAAAGAAGGCTGCTACTCCTGCCAAAAAGGCAGTTACACCTGCCAAGAAGGCTGTGGCTACTCCAGCTAAAAAGGCTGTTGCTCCATCACCTAAAAAGGCTGCTGTCCTAACCAAAGGagcaaaaaatggaaagaatgccaagaaggaagagagcgaggaggaagatgaagatgatgaggaggaggaggaggatgaggaggatgatgaggaagatgatgatgattctG atgaggaagaggaaCCAGCAATGCCTGTGAAGCCCGCAGCCAAAAAGCCTGCAGCAGTACCAGCCAAAAAGCCTGTGGTTGTGCCAGCAAAGCAAGAatctgaagaggaggaggaggaggaggatgatgaggaagatgatgatg AGTCTGAAGATGAAGCCATGGACACAACCCCTGTTCAAGTGAAGAAACCTACTCCTGCAAAGGCTGCACCAGTGAAAGCCAAGGCAGACTCTGAagatgaggaagatgaagaggatgatgaagatgaggatgaagaggaggatgaggatgaagaggatGCCGAGGAGGAAAGTGAGGATGAAA AACCTGTCAAGGAAGCAcctggaaagaggaagaaagaaatggcCAATAAAAGTGCACCAGAggccaagaaaaagaaaacagacg ggCCTACTTCAGCTTTCTCCCTCTTCGTGGGAAATCTGGTGCCCACCAAGGAGTATGAAGAACTGAAGACTGGCATCAAAGAATTCTTTGGAAAGAAGAATATGGAAGTACTAGATGTCAGAATCGGTGCCTCCAA GCGGTTTGGCTACGTAGACTTTTCATCTGCTGAAGATTTGGATAAAGCTCTCCAGCTGAATGGGAAGAAGTTAATGGGTTTGGAAatcaaactggaaaaagcaaagagcaaggaaacaatgaaagaaaataagaaag agagAGATGCTAGAACACTGTTTGTGAAGAATCTGCCCTACCGCTtaactgaagaagaaatgagagaggTGTTCGAAAACGCACTAGAAATCCGGATAGTAATGAACAAGGAGGGGAACAGCAAAGG gATGGCCTATAttgaatttaaaacagaagctgATGCAAACAAAGCTCTGGAGGAGAAGCAGGGCACGGAGATTGATGGTCGTGCCATGGTCATTGACTTCACTGGTGAGAAGAGCCATCAAGATCATCAGAAAG GAGGCGGAGAGAAGGAGTCAAAGACCCTAATAGTCAACAACCTCTCATACGCCGCTTCAGAAGAGACTCTCCAAGAACTGTTCAAGAAAGCTTCTTCCATCAAGATGCCACAGACCAACCAGGGCAGGCCTAAAGG GTATGCGTTTGTAGAATTTCCCACAGCTGAGGATGCCAAGGAGGCATTGAATTCCTGTAACAACACAGAGATTGAAGGCAGAGCAATCAGACTGGAATTCAGTTCACCAGCATGGCAGAAAGGGAACATGAATGCAAGAGGAGGATTTAATC aacaaagcaaaacattgtTTGTCAGAGGCCTTTCTGAGGACACCACAGAGGAGACGCTAAGAGAATCATTTGAAGGCTCTGTAAGCGCTAGAATAGTCACAGACAGAGACACTGGATCATCTAAAGG gtttgggtttgtggaCTTCAGCTCCCCAGAAGATGCCAAAGCAGCTAAAGAAGCCATGGAGGATGGAGAGATAGATGGAAACAAAGTGATCCTTGATTTTGCCAAGCCAAAGGGTGAATTTCAACGTGGCGGTGGATTTGGTGGTCGTGGCGGCAGAGGCGGCGGccgaggaggaagaggtggaTTTGGTGGCAGAGGCGGTGGCGGCAGAGGATTTGGAG gtAGAGGAGGTGGCTTccgaggaggcagaggaggaggtggagatcACAAGCCGCAAGGGAAGAAGATAAAGTTTGAATAA
- the B3GNT7 gene encoding UDP-GlcNAc:betaGal beta-1,3-N-acetylglucosaminyltransferase 7 isoform X1, giving the protein MFQWKKTIYKTVCLSFLLVITVTVLQRGMAPSQFMQGQQQKELPPPEPLKTQKRNNAFSITSTFWKNQKEKAPVKEEEEEESVTTKQAKSWDVTTTNCSANQNFSKVDWFKGLEPNFQQFLLYRHCRYFPMLINHPEKCSGDVYLLIVVKSIITQHDRREAIRRTWGQEKEVYGKKIRTLFLLGTASKEEERANYQKLLDYENHIYGDILQWDFLDSFFNLTLKEVHFLKWLNIYCDNVRFIFKGDDDVFVSPSNILEFLEDKKEGEDLFVGDVLYKAKPIRKKENKYYIPSALYNKSNYPPYAGGGGFIMDGPLAKRLHKTSETLELYPIDDVFLGMCLEVLKVSPVGHEGFKTFGIVKNKNSKMNKEPCFFRSMLVVHKLLPPELLQMWDLVHSNLTCSRKLNIL; this is encoded by the exons ATGTTCCAGTG GAAGAAGACCATCTACAAAACAGTTTGCCTCTCCTTCTTGCTGGTGATCACGGTGACAGTGCTGCAACGGGGAATGGCCCCCAGCCAGTTCATGCaaggacagcagcagaaagagctgCCCCCTCCGGAGCCCCTGAAAACgcaaaagagaaacaatgcCTTCTCCATCACCAGCACTTTCTGGAAGAACCAGAAAGAGAAAGCTCctgtgaaggaggaggaggaggaggagagcgtgacaacaaagcaagcaaaatccTGGGATGTCACCACTACCAACTGCTCGGCCAACCAGAACTTCAGCAAGGTGGACTGGTTCAAAGGGCTGGAGCCCAACTTCCAGCAGTTCTTGCTCTATCGGCACTGCCGCTACTTCCCCATGCTGATCAACCACCCAGAGAAATGCAGCGGGGACGTCTACCTGCTCATCGTGGTGAAGTCTATCATCACGCAGCATGACCGCCGCGAGGCCATCCGGAGGACCTGGGGCCAGGAGAAGGAGGTGTATGGCAAGAAGATCAGGACGCTGTTCTTGCTGGGCACAGCCtccaaggaggaggagagagctaACTACCAGAAACTGCTGGATTATGAGAACCACATCTATGGGGACATCTTGCAATGGGATTTCCTGGACAGCTTCTTCAACCTCACTCTCAAAGAGGTCCATTTCCTGAAGTGGCTGAACATCTACTGCGACAATGTCCGCTTCATCTTCAAAGGTGATGATGATGTGTTTGTGAGTCCTAGCAACATCCTGGAGTTCCTGGAAGAcaagaaggagggagaggaccTCTTTGTGGGGGATGTCCTCTACAAGGCCAAGCCGATCCGGAAGAAGGAGAACAAGTACTACATCCCCAGTGCACTCTACAACAAAAGCAACTACCCACCCTATGCAGGGGGTGGGGGCTTCATCATGGATGGGCCCCTGGCCAAAAGGTTGCACAAGACCTCAGAGACGCTGGAGCTGTACCCCATCGACGATGTCTTCCTAGGGATGTGCTTGGAGGTCCTTAAAGTATCACCTGTTGGGCATGAGGGCTTCAAAACTTTTGGCATTGTGAAGAACAAGAACAGCAAGATGAACAAGGAGCCGTGTTTTTTCCGGAGTATGTTGGTGGTTCATAAACTGCTACCTCCAGAGTTGCTCCAAATGTGGGACTTGGTCCATAGTAACTTGACATGCTCGAGAAAACTCAACATCCTTTAG